The Clostridium sp. AWRP genome has a window encoding:
- a CDS encoding PocR ligand-binding domain-containing protein → MIRFTDNDKIDLDSLEIQDVLDISTLQKFQDNFADSMNIASVTVDKNGNPVTKPSSYTDFCLNLTQSTSKGTSRCAESHRRGGSEATRLGKPYIYTCHAGLIDFAAPIIIEGKSIGTILGGQVAYSKVDESVVRKNAAEMDINADRYVDASNKVYTVSEKSVRAAAEVLFIVANSLSKIGYEALLLGVSTKNLSENFGQISATMEELAASAVNVSNNQHLLNEEISRVKNISMDINSILNSIKSIADQTKMLGLNASIEAARAGEAGKGFSVVAAEIRKLSQDSKETASKITDLTKKIQESVDKAIETSNATFETTEQQTSAIEEVSANVQEVSVVADTLSNIANKK, encoded by the coding sequence ATGATAAGATTTACCGATAATGATAAAATTGACTTAGATTCATTGGAAATACAGGATGTTTTAGATATTAGCACACTTCAAAAGTTCCAGGATAACTTTGCTGATAGTATGAATATTGCAAGCGTTACAGTTGACAAAAACGGGAACCCTGTAACAAAACCAAGCTCTTACACTGACTTTTGTTTAAATCTCACCCAGTCAACTTCCAAAGGAACTTCCCGCTGTGCAGAGTCACACCGTAGGGGAGGTTCAGAAGCAACAAGGCTTGGCAAACCGTATATTTATACTTGCCATGCGGGTTTGATTGATTTTGCTGCTCCTATAATAATAGAAGGTAAATCAATAGGAACAATACTTGGTGGACAAGTTGCTTATTCTAAGGTAGATGAATCAGTCGTTCGAAAAAATGCCGCAGAAATGGATATAAATGCTGATAGATATGTAGATGCATCAAACAAAGTCTATACAGTAAGTGAAAAAAGCGTAAGAGCAGCTGCTGAAGTTTTATTTATCGTGGCAAATTCACTTTCTAAAATAGGTTATGAGGCACTTTTACTTGGTGTATCTACTAAAAATTTATCTGAAAACTTTGGTCAAATTTCAGCAACTATGGAAGAATTAGCTGCTTCAGCTGTAAATGTAAGTAACAATCAACATCTTTTAAATGAGGAAATAAGCAGAGTGAAAAATATATCTATGGATATAAATTCTATATTGAATTCCATAAAAAGTATTGCAGATCAAACAAAAATGCTTGGTTTAAATGCTTCTATAGAAGCAGCTAGAGCTGGAGAAGCTGGAAAAGGATTTAGTGTAGTAGCTGCAGAAATAAGGAAACTATCTCAGGATTCTAAAGAAACTGCTTCTAAAATAACAGACCTTACTAAAAAAATACAGGAATCTGTAGATAAGGCAATAGAAACTTCTAACGCAACTTTTGAAACTACAGAACAACAGACATCTGCAATAGAAGAAGTATCTGCTAATGTTCAAGAAGTTTCCGTAGTAGCAGATACCTTAAGTAACATAGCAAATAAAAAGTAG
- a CDS encoding DUF2000 domain-containing protein gives MNCTDKKCVIIIDRELPLGLIANTSAILGCTLGKSIGSIVGEDVSDIDNFPHKGIVKIPIPILSSTKNKIRDFYNRVKEKYSKEITIIDFNDVAQKCKIYDDYIQKLSCTDSSELNYLGICLYGSKKTITSLTGSLPTLK, from the coding sequence ATGAACTGTACTGATAAAAAATGCGTTATTATAATTGATAGAGAATTGCCCTTAGGGTTAATTGCCAATACTTCAGCTATCTTAGGTTGTACCTTAGGTAAATCTATAGGAAGTATTGTTGGTGAAGATGTTTCTGATATCGACAACTTTCCACATAAGGGAATTGTTAAAATACCAATACCAATACTATCATCAACCAAAAATAAAATAAGAGATTTCTATAATAGAGTAAAAGAAAAATACAGCAAAGAAATAACCATAATTGACTTTAATGACGTAGCTCAAAAATGCAAAATATATGATGATTACATACAAAAATTATCTTGCACTGATTCATCAGAATTAAACTATCTTGGAATTTGTTTATACGGCAGTAAAAAAACAATTACAAGCTTAACCGGAAGTTTACCAACATTAAAATAG
- a CDS encoding SDR family oxidoreductase, with product MENLGGKVAIVTGASRGIGRSVAVNLAKCGANVVINYKKDEKGAYQTLDMVKQAGSVGMVVQGDVSLYSNAERMVQGTLSKMGRVDILVNNAGISKIGLFIDMKEDEWNSIIDVNLKGVLNCTHSVLKHMISKKSGSIINISSMWGNVGAACESIYSASKGAINLFTKSIAKEMAPSNIRVNAVAPGVIDTEMNSWLKEDEKKNLMEDIPMGKFGQCEDIAKTVCFLAGDSSAYITGQIITVDGGMI from the coding sequence ATGGAAAATTTAGGCGGGAAAGTAGCAATAGTAACAGGAGCTTCCAGAGGAATAGGAAGAAGTGTTGCTGTAAATTTAGCAAAATGCGGTGCAAATGTAGTAATAAATTATAAAAAAGATGAAAAAGGGGCTTATCAAACTTTAGATATGGTAAAACAAGCTGGTTCCGTAGGAATGGTAGTACAAGGAGATGTTAGTTTATATAGTAATGCTGAAAGGATGGTACAAGGTACCTTAAGTAAAATGGGAAGAGTAGATATACTTGTTAATAATGCAGGAATTTCTAAAATAGGACTTTTTATAGATATGAAAGAAGATGAGTGGAATTCTATTATAGATGTGAATTTAAAGGGAGTACTTAATTGTACGCACTCTGTATTAAAACATATGATTTCTAAAAAATCAGGATCCATAATAAATATTTCTTCTATGTGGGGAAATGTAGGTGCTGCTTGTGAATCCATTTATTCTGCATCTAAAGGAGCTATAAATCTTTTTACAAAATCTATTGCGAAGGAAATGGCACCTTCGAACATAAGGGTAAATGCAGTTGCACCAGGGGTAATTGATACGGAAATGAACTCCTGGTTAAAAGAAGATGAGAAGAAAAACTTAATGGAAGATATACCTATGGGCAAATTTGGACAATGTGAAGACATAGCCAAAACTGTATGCTTTTTGGCAGGCGATTCATCCGCATATATAACAGGACAGATAATAACCGTAGACGGTGGAATGATATGA
- a CDS encoding methyl-accepting chemotaxis protein → MLKKLHLNISKLSFGKEKKFNLSFFNSVGVKIVCEIGILIIFICSILGLTSYYSAYRAMEDSIKSSLESRAVESSKLIDATLKQDVKAIEELASNDIIKSMNTSMQISLLKMRAKQLGYVNLNVMDSSGMIYMQTGEKTRANLEDTKNYYLKNALSGKISISDPVMNTDGQQIMAVAVPIKDSYEKIVGVLFSNVSMESLNKLVQNEKLGKSGYCFIINKEGVKVAHKDLKLVLNKDNTIEDEKKDHSLNELAILERNMIMGKSGSGYYKKDNEDMFMAYAPIADSNWSLGLTIDKSEIFSEVNMLKYKIIMITVLFIMIGFFIGLFIAGTIKKPLHKIRKYALELSKFNLNYRIQIDKRDEFGDTASALNYAMNEIEYIIEQVKLKSGEALEAADNVNKMFEKSHSEIKLVSDESSQICSNMQENLSSIEEVNQKISNVKYEIKNSAKEANQGLDLAKNIRERALNIKKNTESSKHDFENYYTQYSDELRDALENVKVVKNISIMAEEIKTISNRTNILALNANIEAARAGEYGMGFMVVAEEVRKLAMQSSDMVGNIQLNVKNALKSVEKLALSAESILKILEENILSDYRKMVDISKDYEKDGLRFESVLKKFCGLMENIDESFLVITKIMCIIVDSSNNGTKASADISENIDEIANENRAISLYTMRNASGSEELLHILSKFNV, encoded by the coding sequence ATGTTAAAAAAACTACATTTAAACATCTCAAAGTTATCTTTTGGTAAGGAGAAAAAGTTTAATCTATCTTTTTTTAATAGTGTGGGAGTAAAAATAGTTTGTGAGATTGGAATACTTATAATATTCATATGCAGTATATTAGGATTGACATCTTATTACAGTGCTTATAGAGCTATGGAAGATAGTATAAAATCTTCGCTTGAAAGTAGGGCAGTAGAATCTTCTAAACTCATAGATGCGACTTTAAAACAGGACGTTAAAGCAATTGAAGAGTTAGCATCAAATGACATTATAAAATCAATGAATACTTCAATGCAGATATCTCTTCTTAAGATGAGAGCAAAACAATTAGGATATGTGAACTTAAATGTGATGGATTCAAGTGGTATGATTTATATGCAAACTGGTGAAAAGACTAGAGCTAATTTAGAGGATACCAAGAATTATTACCTTAAAAATGCGTTAAGTGGGAAAATATCGATTTCAGATCCAGTGATGAATACAGATGGGCAGCAGATAATGGCGGTGGCAGTTCCAATAAAAGATTCTTATGAAAAAATTGTAGGAGTATTATTTTCAAATGTAAGTATGGAAAGTTTAAATAAATTAGTTCAAAATGAAAAGCTGGGTAAAAGCGGATACTGCTTTATAATAAATAAGGAAGGGGTTAAGGTAGCACATAAGGATTTGAAACTGGTGCTAAATAAAGATAATACTATAGAAGATGAAAAAAAAGATCATTCTTTAAATGAACTGGCGATTTTAGAAAGAAATATGATAATGGGTAAAAGTGGCTCGGGATACTATAAAAAAGATAATGAAGATATGTTTATGGCCTATGCACCAATAGCTGATTCAAATTGGTCATTGGGGCTTACTATAGATAAGAGTGAAATATTTAGTGAAGTAAATATGTTAAAATACAAAATAATTATGATAACTGTTCTATTTATTATGATAGGATTCTTTATAGGGTTATTTATAGCTGGGACTATAAAAAAACCACTGCATAAAATAAGAAAGTATGCCCTGGAGTTATCAAAGTTTAATTTAAACTACAGAATACAAATTGACAAAAGAGATGAATTTGGAGATACGGCTTCAGCATTAAACTATGCAATGAATGAAATAGAGTATATTATAGAACAAGTAAAACTAAAAAGTGGAGAAGCTTTGGAAGCTGCGGATAATGTAAATAAAATGTTTGAAAAATCCCATTCGGAAATAAAATTGGTTTCAGATGAATCTTCACAAATATGTTCTAATATGCAGGAAAACTTATCTTCTATAGAAGAAGTTAACCAAAAGATATCAAATGTAAAGTATGAAATAAAAAACTCAGCAAAAGAGGCAAATCAAGGTCTGGATCTTGCAAAAAACATAAGGGAAAGGGCTTTAAATATTAAAAAAAATACGGAAAGCTCAAAACATGACTTTGAAAATTATTATACACAGTATAGTGATGAATTAAGAGATGCACTGGAAAATGTGAAAGTAGTAAAAAATATTTCTATAATGGCTGAAGAAATAAAAACTATATCAAATAGAACAAATATATTAGCATTAAATGCCAATATAGAAGCTGCAAGGGCTGGTGAATATGGCATGGGATTTATGGTGGTGGCAGAAGAGGTAAGAAAATTAGCTATGCAATCTTCTGATATGGTAGGTAATATACAATTAAATGTAAAAAATGCTTTAAAATCTGTAGAGAAACTAGCCCTATCAGCGGAGAGTATATTGAAAATTTTAGAGGAAAATATTTTGTCGGATTACAGAAAAATGGTGGACATAAGCAAAGATTATGAAAAGGATGGATTGAGATTTGAATCTGTATTAAAAAAGTTTTGTGGGCTTATGGAAAATATAGATGAATCTTTTTTAGTAATAACTAAAATAATGTGTATTATAGTAGACTCGTCAAATAATGGAACTAAGGCATCTGCAGATATATCAGAGAATATAGATGAAATAGCAAATGAAAATAGGGCAATATCTTTGTATACTATGAGAAATGCAAGTGGATCTGAGGAGCTTCTTCACATTTTAAGTAAATTTAATGTATAA
- a CDS encoding GNAT family N-acetyltransferase yields MDEEYRRRGLGKKLIEFINNYPTIKDTSKFLWTKYAEKLYFKCGFKEEDCYKYMFNRPLSL; encoded by the coding sequence ATTGATGAAGAGTATAGAAGAAGGGGATTGGGAAAAAAGCTAATTGAATTTATAAATAATTATCCAACCATAAAAGATACAAGTAAATTTCTTTGGACAAAGTATGCTGAAAAATTATATTTCAAATGTGGTTTTAAAGAAGAAGATTGTTATAAATATATGTTTAACAGACCTTTAAGTTTATGA
- a CDS encoding HD-GYP domain-containing protein: MLSKKKLVRISELKPGMISASDITFENKMLLAKDIAITESAIEKLKQNIIVDEVEIYVEDTSEDPLTAKIETVEELENTFNEFSYNLENIFDTISNLKAPEIKEVRTFSEKIQEEFNSTGLVIKNIVFHGSGNDTIYRHSVNVAAVSFILGKWLGFSKRDINLLTYSAVLHDFGKIKISKDIINKEGNLTPEEYKVFKTHPAIGYNFVKEIPYLDSSVSYGVLMHHERMDGSGYPLGIKEDKIHKFARVIAIADLFDDLSSNRYCKELSGPFEALEIIQQQSLGKLDCQYCTMFLNHIVNYYMGENVLLNNEQCCKVIQVNMNDLKNPLLLDDSGFLDLKKEKDLYVKKLVI, encoded by the coding sequence ATGTTGTCAAAAAAGAAATTAGTTCGAATAAGTGAATTAAAACCAGGAATGATATCAGCAAGTGATATAACCTTTGAAAATAAAATGCTGTTAGCTAAAGATATTGCAATTACGGAATCGGCTATAGAAAAGCTAAAACAAAATATTATTGTTGACGAAGTAGAAATTTATGTAGAAGATACTTCGGAAGATCCTTTAACTGCTAAAATTGAAACTGTAGAGGAACTTGAGAATACTTTTAATGAATTTTCTTATAACTTGGAAAATATATTTGATACCATTTCTAATTTAAAAGCTCCTGAAATAAAGGAAGTAAGAACTTTTTCAGAAAAAATACAGGAAGAGTTTAATTCTACAGGATTAGTTATTAAAAATATAGTATTCCATGGAAGTGGCAATGATACCATTTACAGACACAGCGTAAACGTAGCAGCCGTAAGTTTTATACTTGGAAAATGGTTGGGATTTAGCAAAAGGGATATAAATTTATTGACTTACTCAGCCGTATTACATGACTTTGGGAAAATAAAGATAAGTAAAGATATTATAAATAAAGAGGGAAATCTCACCCCAGAAGAATACAAAGTTTTCAAAACTCACCCTGCCATAGGTTATAATTTTGTAAAAGAAATCCCCTATTTAGATTCTTCAGTAAGTTATGGTGTATTAATGCATCATGAGAGAATGGATGGCTCTGGATATCCACTAGGTATTAAAGAAGATAAAATTCATAAATTTGCTAGAGTAATAGCTATTGCAGATTTGTTTGATGATTTAAGTTCCAATAGATATTGTAAAGAACTAAGTGGCCCTTTTGAAGCTTTAGAAATTATTCAACAGCAAAGTCTTGGAAAACTGGATTGTCAATATTGCACTATGTTTTTAAATCACATAGTAAATTACTATATGGGTGAAAATGTACTTTTAAATAATGAGCAATGCTGTAAAGTTATCCAGGTTAACATGAATGATTTGAAAAATCCTCTTTTACTTGATGACAGTGGATTCCTTGACTTAAAAAAAGAAAAAGATTTATATGTTAAAAAACTGGTTATTTAA
- a CDS encoding ACT domain-containing protein has translation MKSFITVLGEDKTGIIYKVTSVLFENNINILDINQTLIEGYFTMVMLVDLSKMKTDFVELKNDLENKAKEIGVVIKLQREDIFTSMHQI, from the coding sequence ATGAAATCATTTATAACCGTGCTTGGAGAAGACAAAACAGGTATTATTTACAAGGTAACTTCCGTACTATTTGAAAATAACATAAATATTTTAGACATAAACCAAACTCTCATAGAAGGCTATTTTACAATGGTAATGCTAGTTGATTTATCAAAAATGAAAACAGATTTTGTAGAACTAAAGAATGACCTTGAAAATAAAGCTAAAGAAATAGGAGTTGTCATTAAGCTTCAACGAGAAGACATATTTACTTCTATGCACCAAATTTAA
- a CDS encoding nucleotide disphospho-sugar-binding domain-containing protein translates to MKKHLTIAFSVILSDAGEATRALEIADGIRKFCPENYEVDIVFLSTGSRFEEKVISNGFKIYKCNPKLPGIGFHQDFKPTSFNLIGDKKLAFELIKGEIDALNELKPDVVIHGFYPIAGIARRMINKPVPGICYLPIPLHEDTLNKLMKDIPDMVKPLTYLPLKLRKKIIKSIPKSLMLKNPSFVQTNIREAFRKFNYRGQPINNLFDMLRADFTIVNDFEEFYKGIMLPDTFKIVGPLYASSLNDRVVDENILKVFNSDNKNLKIFCTLGSSGKKEYLFEAIKALTQGIGKKWSAVILAPKAVCPIDEAIACAKDSSNIYITDAFVPAPLVNSLADVVISHGGQGTIQTAIASGTPIVGFAIQPEQQINLDNVEARGGAIRIPIHKWNANNIQSAVKTVEKNPSYKESIKELKKVLDRVDGKKNSALAIWKYILKNVSYSV, encoded by the coding sequence ATGAAAAAGCACTTAACTATTGCTTTTTCAGTTATACTTTCAGATGCTGGAGAAGCAACGCGTGCTCTGGAGATAGCAGATGGAATTAGAAAATTTTGTCCTGAGAACTATGAAGTAGACATAGTTTTTTTATCTACAGGGAGTAGGTTTGAAGAAAAAGTAATTTCTAATGGATTTAAAATTTATAAGTGTAATCCTAAACTTCCTGGAATAGGATTTCATCAGGATTTTAAACCTACTAGTTTTAATTTAATTGGTGATAAAAAACTTGCTTTTGAATTGATTAAGGGAGAAATTGATGCACTTAATGAATTAAAGCCTGATGTAGTTATACATGGCTTTTACCCAATAGCAGGTATTGCACGTAGAATGATTAATAAACCGGTGCCTGGTATTTGCTATCTTCCCATACCTTTACATGAAGACACTCTTAATAAATTGATGAAAGATATTCCAGACATGGTTAAGCCTCTAACCTATCTGCCATTAAAGCTTCGTAAAAAAATAATAAAATCTATACCAAAATCTTTAATGCTAAAAAATCCATCATTTGTGCAAACTAATATTAGAGAAGCTTTTAGAAAATTTAATTATAGAGGACAACCTATAAATAATTTATTTGATATGCTAAGAGCTGACTTTACAATTGTAAATGACTTTGAGGAATTTTATAAAGGTATCATGCTACCAGATACTTTTAAAATTGTAGGACCATTGTATGCATCTTCTTTAAATGATAGAGTAGTAGATGAAAATATTTTAAAAGTTTTTAACTCTGATAACAAGAATTTAAAAATTTTTTGTACTCTTGGAAGTTCAGGAAAAAAGGAGTACCTGTTTGAGGCTATAAAGGCGTTAACTCAAGGTATAGGCAAAAAATGGAGTGCAGTAATTTTAGCTCCTAAGGCAGTATGTCCAATTGATGAAGCAATTGCCTGTGCAAAAGATAGCTCAAATATTTATATAACAGATGCATTTGTACCAGCGCCCCTAGTTAATTCGCTTGCAGATGTAGTTATATCTCATGGTGGACAGGGTACAATACAAACTGCCATTGCAAGTGGAACACCCATTGTTGGATTTGCCATACAGCCAGAGCAGCAGATAAATCTTGATAATGTAGAAGCTAGAGGTGGAGCAATAAGAATTCCCATACACAAATGGAATGCAAATAACATACAATCTGCAGTAAAAACTGTAGAGAAAAATCCTTCTTATAAAGAAAGTATAAAGGAGTTGAAAAAAGTTTTGGATAGGGTAGATGGTAAGAAGAATTCTGCTCTTGCAATATGGAAATATATATTAAAGAACGTATCTTATAGTGTTTAA
- a CDS encoding response regulator, whose amino-acid sequence MNKVIILDDMIYVRYRVRRVLEDAGIGVYECGNSFEFFNRLYDKKEEINLIILEVGLSTEDGFEVLKKIKAKKLNIPVMILTKLNSREAFIKGIKEGTSEYILKPFNSKNLVKRITKLIKSTRNSDRPEEIVYLNFQEYIARQIEKCGAQNKKLSIIMVSLIKKYYTEQDEKIEVKDSYLILLDLVYEKLRSLFKVPDLFEKYGLSTFISVVPDCNYRKIVSIVHEMEHIYNKIKIMNEKYREYDLKCSYVIFPDDGTNKKYLMDKLNIKMKMKINKEK is encoded by the coding sequence ATGAACAAAGTTATAATATTAGATGATATGATATATGTAAGATATAGGGTGAGACGTGTATTAGAAGATGCGGGTATTGGGGTATATGAATGTGGAAATTCCTTTGAGTTCTTTAATAGGTTATATGATAAAAAGGAAGAAATAAATTTGATAATACTTGAGGTGGGATTAAGCACTGAAGATGGATTTGAAGTACTTAAAAAGATAAAGGCTAAAAAATTAAACATTCCTGTAATGATACTTACAAAATTAAATTCTAGAGAAGCATTTATAAAAGGTATAAAAGAAGGTACTTCAGAGTATATATTAAAACCTTTCAATAGTAAAAATTTAGTTAAAAGAATAACGAAACTCATAAAATCTACTAGAAATTCAGATAGACCAGAAGAAATAGTATATTTGAATTTTCAAGAGTATATTGCCAGACAAATTGAAAAATGTGGGGCACAAAATAAAAAGCTTTCAATTATCATGGTAAGCTTAATAAAAAAATATTATACAGAACAAGATGAGAAAATAGAAGTAAAGGATAGTTACCTTATTTTACTTGATTTAGTTTATGAAAAGTTGAGAAGTCTTTTTAAGGTACCAGATTTATTTGAAAAATATGGATTATCTACTTTTATAAGTGTAGTTCCAGACTGCAATTATAGAAAAATTGTTTCAATTGTTCATGAAATGGAACATATTTACAATAAAATAAAAATTATGAATGAAAAGTATAGAGAATACGATCTTAAATGCAGCTATGTTATTTTTCCTGATGATGGAACAAATAAAAAATATTTAATGGATAAATTAAATATTAAAATGAAAATGAAGATAAATAAAGAAAAGTAA
- a CDS encoding PFL family protein, translating to MINTKDIMETINMIDKENLDIRTITMGISLLDCIDSDGKKARTKIYDKITKQAENLVKTAKEIETEYGIPIIHKRVSVTPISLIAQASSDKSYVEYAKILDKATQTLGIDFIGGFSALVHKGYTKGDKILIESIPESLAVTEKVCSSVNVGTTKAGINMDAVKDMGRIVKETAYLTRENESIGCAKLVIFSNAVEDNPFMAGAFHGVGEADSIINVGVSGPGVVKCALEEVKGQNFNVVAETIKKTAFKITRMGQLVAGEASKILHVPFGIVDLSLAPTPAVGDSVARVLEEMGLESCGCPGTTAALALLNDAVKKGGIMAASQVGGLSGAFIPVSEDEGMISAVNSGALNLEKLEAMTCVCSVGLDMIGIPGDTPESTISAIIADESAIGMINNKTTAVRVIPVYGKNIGDEANFGGLLGKAPIMPVSKFSSENFIARGGRIPAPIHSFKN from the coding sequence ATGATAAATACTAAAGACATTATGGAAACCATAAACATGATTGACAAAGAAAATCTAGACATAAGAACCATAACTATGGGTATCTCGCTTTTAGATTGTATAGATAGTGATGGCAAAAAAGCAAGAACTAAAATTTACGATAAAATAACTAAGCAGGCCGAAAACCTAGTAAAAACCGCCAAAGAGATTGAAACAGAATATGGTATACCCATAATACATAAAAGAGTATCCGTTACACCTATTTCACTCATAGCCCAAGCAAGTTCTGATAAAAGCTATGTAGAATATGCCAAAATTTTAGATAAAGCTACCCAAACTTTAGGTATTGACTTTATTGGAGGTTTTTCCGCACTTGTACATAAAGGTTATACTAAAGGTGACAAAATACTTATAGAGTCCATACCAGAATCCCTAGCTGTCACTGAAAAAGTCTGTTCTTCTGTAAATGTAGGAACTACAAAAGCAGGAATAAACATGGATGCAGTAAAGGACATGGGAAGAATAGTAAAGGAAACTGCCTATCTCACTAGAGAAAATGAGAGTATAGGTTGTGCAAAATTAGTAATATTTTCAAACGCAGTAGAAGATAACCCTTTCATGGCAGGAGCATTTCATGGAGTTGGAGAAGCTGATTCCATAATAAACGTAGGTGTTAGTGGTCCTGGCGTTGTAAAATGTGCTCTAGAAGAAGTTAAGGGGCAAAATTTCAATGTAGTTGCAGAAACAATAAAAAAGACAGCTTTTAAAATAACAAGAATGGGGCAATTAGTTGCTGGAGAGGCTTCAAAAATATTACACGTTCCTTTTGGTATAGTAGATTTATCACTGGCACCTACACCTGCTGTAGGAGACAGTGTTGCGCGAGTTCTTGAGGAAATGGGCCTTGAAAGCTGTGGATGTCCAGGTACTACTGCTGCTCTAGCGTTATTAAATGATGCAGTCAAAAAAGGAGGCATAATGGCAGCATCTCAAGTTGGAGGATTAAGTGGTGCATTTATACCTGTAAGTGAGGATGAAGGTATGATAAGTGCAGTAAATTCAGGTGCTCTTAACCTTGAAAAATTAGAAGCAATGACTTGTGTATGTTCTGTAGGTCTTGATATGATAGGTATACCTGGTGATACTCCTGAATCCACTATATCTGCCATAATAGCAGATGAATCTGCTATTGGAATGATTAATAATAAAACAACTGCTGTAAGAGTAATCCCTGTGTACGGAAAAAATATCGGAGATGAAGCAAATTTTGGGGGACTTCTGGGGAAAGCACCAATAATGCCTGTAAGTAAATTTTCAAGTGAAAATTTTATAGCTAGAGGTGGAAGAATTCCTGCTCCAATTCACAGCTTTAAAAATTAG